One genomic region from Gemmobacter aquarius encodes:
- a CDS encoding GNAT family N-acetyltransferase — protein sequence MPPVPLPDPERVPPPVAKEKPARRDAGTPDPLHPTVFHEPWWLDAAAPNGWHEVTATTNGRITGRLPYLLRPSRLGGAALTMPDYCHFLGPAIDAGNGAPTNRALRRDQIIRDLIAALPPHGHFTQRMHRGLPDIMAFSEAGFQTFVQFTYEIAPDRPESLWSAMRDKTRNTIRRAEDRYSVTDSLSPTDFAAFYTANANASGAPSYYRAADIARVTAAALSHDRGRILAALTPQGAISAAIFCIWDATACYYLLSMRDRGAENGATGLLLWQAIRHAAARGLIFDFDGLLTRGNRVFFTGFGGTVHPRYIAKRQTLASRIATRIPSRLRRLT from the coding sequence ATGCCCCCCGTGCCATTGCCCGACCCCGAACGCGTGCCCCCCCCCGTGGCGAAGGAAAAACCCGCCCGGCGCGATGCGGGCACACCCGACCCGCTTCACCCTACCGTCTTTCACGAACCCTGGTGGCTCGACGCCGCCGCCCCGAACGGCTGGCACGAGGTCACGGCAACCACCAACGGCCGCATCACAGGCCGCCTGCCCTACCTCTTGCGCCCGTCCCGCTTGGGCGGTGCTGCGCTGACCATGCCCGATTACTGCCACTTCCTCGGCCCCGCCATCGATGCAGGCAATGGCGCGCCAACCAACCGCGCCCTGCGCCGTGACCAGATCATCCGCGACCTGATCGCCGCCCTTCCCCCGCACGGCCATTTCACCCAACGCATGCACCGCGGTCTGCCCGACATCATGGCCTTTTCCGAAGCGGGCTTCCAAACCTTCGTCCAGTTCACCTATGAAATCGCACCCGACCGGCCCGAGTCCCTGTGGTCCGCCATGCGCGACAAGACCCGCAACACGATCCGCCGCGCCGAAGATCGCTACAGCGTGACCGACAGCCTTTCACCCACCGATTTCGCCGCATTCTACACCGCCAACGCCAATGCCAGCGGCGCACCCTCCTACTACCGCGCAGCCGATATCGCCCGTGTCACCGCCGCCGCCCTGTCGCACGACCGGGGCCGCATTCTCGCCGCCCTGACACCGCAGGGCGCGATCAGCGCCGCCATCTTCTGCATCTGGGACGCGACCGCCTGCTACTACCTCTTGTCCATGCGCGACCGCGGCGCCGAAAACGGCGCGACCGGACTTCTGCTCTGGCAGGCGATACGCCACGCCGCCGCACGCGGCCTGATCTTCGACTTCGACGGCCTGCTCACGCGCGGCAACCGCGTCTTCTTCACCGGCTTCGGCGGCACGGTGCATCCGCGCTACATAGCCAAACGCCAAACCCTCGCCAGCCGCATCGCCACGCGCATCCCGTCGCGCCTGCGGCGCCTGACCTGA
- a CDS encoding TCR/Tet family MFS transporter, producing MQNRLALTFILITVTLDAIGIGLIFPVMPDLIQSVTHGDLSQAAIWGGILSTSYAVMQFLFGPIIGAASDRYGRRPILLVSLLIMGVDYLVLAMAPTIWLLLLGRVVAGIAAATYATATAYIADITPPEERGRRFGLIGACFGIGFVAGPLLGGLLSTIHLHAPFYAAAALAFANLALGFFVLPETVTDATRRPFSLARANPLGALRAVSRLPALRRILLTFLILGIAMNVYPAIWAYYGQARFGWDSRMIGISLAVYGVSFAVGQALLVGPLIRRFGEHRAAHYGMWVDITTLAGLGLVTHGAAALILTPITALGGVVTPALQALASRSVSADAQGELQGVLSSLNAIAMITAPLVMTSVFSAFTAPGAPVFAPGAPFLVASALMVLCLILHVTTPKSVTPAS from the coding sequence ATGCAAAACCGCCTCGCGCTGACCTTCATCCTGATCACCGTCACCCTCGATGCCATCGGCATCGGCCTGATCTTTCCGGTCATGCCCGACCTGATCCAAAGCGTCACCCATGGCGACCTCAGCCAGGCGGCGATCTGGGGCGGCATCCTCTCCACCTCCTATGCCGTGATGCAGTTCCTCTTCGGCCCGATCATCGGTGCCGCGTCCGACCGCTACGGACGCCGCCCGATCCTGCTCGTCTCGCTCCTGATCATGGGTGTCGACTACCTCGTCCTCGCCATGGCCCCCACGATCTGGCTGCTCCTGCTCGGCCGCGTCGTCGCGGGCATCGCTGCGGCAACCTATGCCACCGCCACCGCCTATATCGCCGACATCACCCCGCCCGAGGAGCGCGGCCGCCGCTTCGGCCTGATCGGCGCCTGCTTCGGCATCGGCTTTGTCGCAGGCCCGCTGCTCGGCGGCCTTTTGTCCACCATCCACCTGCACGCACCCTTCTACGCCGCAGCCGCCCTCGCCTTCGCCAACCTCGCGCTCGGGTTCTTCGTGCTGCCCGAAACCGTGACCGATGCGACCCGCCGCCCCTTCTCGCTGGCCCGCGCCAACCCGCTCGGCGCACTCCGCGCCGTGTCGCGCCTGCCTGCCCTGCGCCGCATCCTTCTCACTTTCCTGATCCTCGGCATCGCGATGAACGTCTATCCGGCGATCTGGGCCTATTACGGCCAGGCCCGCTTCGGCTGGGACAGCCGGATGATCGGCATCTCGCTCGCCGTCTACGGCGTCTCCTTCGCCGTGGGTCAAGCCCTGCTCGTCGGCCCGCTGATCCGCCGCTTCGGCGAACACCGCGCCGCGCATTATGGCATGTGGGTCGACATCACCACGCTCGCAGGCCTCGGCCTCGTCACCCACGGCGCAGCCGCCCTGATCCTGACCCCGATCACCGCGCTCGGCGGCGTCGTCACCCCCGCCCTGCAGGCGCTGGCCAGCCGCAGCGTCAGCGCCGACGCGCAGGGCGAGCTGCAGGGCGTGCTCTCCTCGCTCAACGCCATCGCCATGATCACCGCCCCCCTCGTGATGACCTCGGTCTTTTCGGCCTTCACCGCCCCCGGCGCTCCCGTCTTCGCCCCCGGCGCGCCCTTCCTCGTCGCCTCGGCGCTGATGGTGCTTTGCCTCATCCTCCACGTCACGACACCCAAAAGCGTCACGCCCGCGTCGTAA
- a CDS encoding mandelate racemase/muconate lactonizing enzyme family protein: MKLKDLEIFVVAPPYPGWGGRYWIFTKLTTDNGITGYGECYASTVGPKAMKAVIEDVFERHMQGQSPENIEWMFRRAYSSGFTQRPDPTVMGAFSGLEIACWDILGKARNRPVWALLGGKMNDRIRSYTYLYPEPGQESAEFWVDPDAAASAALRFADLGFTAVKFDPAGPYTIRGGHEPAMSDITRSVAFCKAIREAVGDRVDLLFGTHGQFTTPGAIRMGMALEPYNPLWYEEPIPPDNLLEFAEVAKSVRVPLATGERLTTKYEFGALLRHGGVKILQPALGRVGGIWEAKKIAAIAEIYNAEMAPHLYAGPVEWAANVHLAASIPNLLIAETIETGGAFHLQLIKNTIKWEGGYILPPDAPGLGIDFDEDLARAHPFTGTGLHLQMQEAPCDYSNGNRFEGGAPSKRD, encoded by the coding sequence ATGAAGCTCAAAGACCTCGAAATCTTCGTCGTGGCCCCCCCCTATCCGGGCTGGGGCGGGCGCTACTGGATCTTCACCAAACTCACCACCGACAACGGCATCACAGGCTACGGCGAATGCTACGCCTCGACCGTCGGCCCAAAGGCGATGAAAGCGGTGATCGAGGACGTCTTCGAACGCCACATGCAGGGCCAGTCGCCCGAAAACATCGAATGGATGTTCCGCCGCGCCTATTCGTCAGGCTTCACCCAACGCCCCGACCCCACCGTGATGGGCGCCTTCTCCGGCCTTGAAATCGCTTGCTGGGATATCCTTGGCAAAGCCCGCAACCGCCCCGTCTGGGCGCTTCTGGGCGGCAAGATGAACGACCGCATCCGCAGCTACACCTACCTCTACCCCGAACCGGGACAGGAATCGGCCGAATTCTGGGTCGACCCCGATGCCGCCGCAAGCGCCGCCCTGCGCTTTGCCGACCTCGGCTTCACGGCCGTAAAATTCGACCCCGCAGGCCCCTACACCATAAGGGGCGGCCACGAACCCGCCATGTCCGACATCACCCGCTCGGTCGCCTTCTGCAAGGCGATCCGCGAAGCTGTGGGCGACCGCGTCGACCTCCTCTTCGGCACCCACGGCCAGTTCACCACGCCGGGTGCCATCCGCATGGGCATGGCGCTCGAACCCTACAACCCGCTCTGGTACGAAGAACCGATCCCGCCGGACAACCTGCTTGAATTCGCCGAAGTGGCCAAATCCGTCCGCGTCCCCCTCGCAACGGGCGAACGCCTCACCACCAAATACGAATTCGGCGCGCTGCTCCGCCATGGCGGGGTGAAAATCCTGCAACCCGCGCTCGGTCGCGTGGGCGGCATATGGGAGGCCAAGAAAATCGCCGCCATCGCCGAAATCTACAACGCCGAAATGGCCCCGCATCTTTACGCAGGCCCCGTAGAATGGGCGGCCAACGTGCATCTCGCGGCCTCGATCCCCAACCTGCTGATCGCGGAAACCATCGAAACCGGCGGCGCCTTCCACCTGCAACTGATCAAGAACACGATCAAATGGGAGGGCGGCTATATCCTGCCCCCCGATGCCCCGGGCCTCGGGATCGACTTCGACGAAGACCTCGCCCGCGCCCACCCCTTCACCGGAACCGGCCTGCATCTGCAAATGCAGGAAGCGCCCTGCGACTATTCCAACGGCAACCGCTTCGAAGGCGGCGCCCCGTCAAAGCGCGACTGA
- a CDS encoding alpha/beta fold hydrolase — MSDFLLIHGTAHGAWCWGATIAALKALGHHARAIDLPGCGADPTPAHQATLDACATAILNAMAGQTILVGHSAAGFPITAAAERDPTHIAALVYLAAYVPHPHQTLADMRRAGPSQPLKGAFRLTPDRQSFTFDPAIAADRFYHDCPPDIAAMALASLTPQPTAPQETALPSTAKAASLPRHYIRCTADRTIPPAYQTTMAAGIPLTDLPTGHSPFLSAPAALAQRLSEIAASTLARPARSG, encoded by the coding sequence ATGTCTGACTTCCTGCTGATCCACGGCACCGCCCACGGCGCATGGTGCTGGGGCGCTACCATCGCCGCCCTGAAAGCCCTCGGCCACCACGCCCGCGCCATCGACCTGCCGGGCTGCGGGGCCGACCCCACCCCCGCGCACCAAGCCACCCTCGACGCCTGCGCCACCGCCATCCTGAACGCCATGGCCGGCCAAACCATCCTCGTCGGCCACTCCGCCGCAGGCTTCCCCATCACCGCCGCCGCCGAGCGTGACCCCACCCATATCGCAGCCCTCGTCTACCTCGCCGCCTACGTCCCCCACCCCCACCAGACCCTTGCCGACATGCGCCGCGCCGGCCCCTCGCAGCCGCTGAAAGGCGCCTTCCGCCTGACACCCGACCGCCAATCCTTCACCTTCGATCCCGCAATCGCCGCCGACCGCTTCTACCACGACTGCCCGCCCGACATCGCCGCCATGGCCCTCGCAAGTCTCACCCCCCAACCCACAGCCCCGCAGGAAACCGCGCTCCCCTCCACGGCCAAGGCCGCAAGCCTGCCCCGCCACTACATCCGCTGCACCGCCGACCGCACCATCCCCCCCGCCTACCAGACCACCATGGCCGCAGGCATCCCCCTGACCGATCTTCCCACCGGCCACTCCCCCTTCCTTTCCGCCCCCGCAGCCCTCGCGCAACGCCTGTCGGAAATCGCGGCAAGCACCCTCGCGCGCCCCGCCCGAAGCGGATAA